The Akkermansia sp. N21116 genome includes a region encoding these proteins:
- a CDS encoding sialate O-acetylesterase, with translation MNFARFPRYFSSLALLAMMGFSHHAQSAPTPLTDINYIPSVGQSLSVGWTANPVVSTEQPFKNIMFAGGVRPYETGNDKSRFVPLVESTSPPNGPRGETPVSGAAEFFIRFLKTSNSPLAGKTQILGAANGIGGVSITALVKGTGPYQNILDDLEQGKKLAGMEKKTFSMPGFIWTQGETDQQDKKEKDWYKQQMTTLIRDLNQDAKKITGQKNDLYCFGYQVGSHLNYHAQNPTDYATIAIAQLELALDPESRYIMTTPMYHLTYSDGVHLTAPMSKLYGAHIGYVMKQVLADGKKWLPIHPVSHKIVKRGTQWAIYVKFHTPVAPLVLDTEAISDPGNYGFSLIGEDGTEKTISSVEVTSPGVICITTADNPSKAHIRYGMTLNAKLPSGPRTGARGCLRDSQGNTITATIDGENHRLDNWCPFFDYDLAGKNNH, from the coding sequence ATGAATTTCGCAAGATTCCCGCGTTATTTTTCCTCCCTGGCTCTTCTGGCAATGATGGGATTTTCCCACCATGCCCAGTCCGCCCCAACACCGCTAACCGACATTAATTACATTCCATCCGTCGGACAATCTCTCTCTGTCGGTTGGACGGCCAATCCTGTCGTTTCAACAGAGCAACCGTTTAAGAACATCATGTTCGCAGGCGGCGTTCGCCCCTACGAAACCGGTAACGACAAAAGCCGCTTCGTGCCTCTGGTAGAAAGTACTTCGCCTCCCAACGGCCCCAGAGGAGAAACGCCCGTCTCCGGCGCCGCAGAATTTTTCATTCGTTTTCTCAAAACCAGCAACTCTCCATTGGCAGGAAAAACTCAGATTCTCGGTGCAGCCAACGGAATCGGCGGAGTCAGCATCACGGCACTCGTCAAGGGCACAGGCCCCTATCAAAATATTCTGGATGACCTGGAGCAAGGTAAGAAACTTGCCGGCATGGAAAAGAAGACCTTCTCCATGCCCGGTTTTATCTGGACGCAAGGAGAAACGGACCAGCAGGATAAAAAGGAAAAGGATTGGTACAAACAACAGATGACCACCCTGATCCGGGATCTCAACCAAGACGCCAAAAAGATCACCGGACAAAAGAACGATTTATACTGCTTCGGCTATCAGGTCGGTTCCCATTTGAACTACCATGCCCAAAACCCGACCGACTACGCGACAATCGCCATTGCACAACTTGAACTGGCACTGGATCCGGAGAGCCGCTACATCATGACAACCCCCATGTACCATCTGACATACAGCGACGGAGTTCACTTGACGGCGCCCATGTCCAAGTTGTACGGAGCCCATATCGGATACGTCATGAAACAAGTGCTGGCCGACGGGAAAAAATGGCTTCCTATCCACCCTGTCTCCCATAAAATCGTCAAACGCGGTACGCAGTGGGCGATTTACGTGAAATTCCATACTCCTGTTGCACCTCTCGTCCTGGATACCGAAGCCATTTCCGATCCCGGCAACTACGGATTCTCCCTCATCGGCGAAGACGGCACGGAAAAAACAATTTCTTCCGTAGAAGTAACCAGCCCCGGCGTCATCTGTATCACGACTGCGGACAACCCGTCCAAAGCACATATCAGATATGGCATGACTCTGAATGCCAAACTTCCCTCCGGGCCCCGGACAGGTGCCCGGGGTTGTCTGCGGGACTCCCAGGGCAACACGATAACAGCAACCATAGATGGGGAAAACCACCGCCTTGACAACTGGTGCCCCTTCTTCGACTATGATTTAGCCGGGAAAAACAACCACTGA
- the alaS gene encoding alanine--tRNA ligase, with translation MMTAAEIRQSFLNFFQEKQHTIVPSASLMPQSPGLLFTNAGMNQFVPYFLGVWTPPWNPARATDTQKCIRAGGKHNDLEDVGYDTYHHTFFEMLGNWSFGDYFKKEAIHWSWELVVERWGFPAERLYATVYCPDKSKNDPGEFDQEAWDVWAELFRARGLDPDVHIVNGNVKDNFWMMGETGPCGPCSELHVDLTPQGDTMGKLVNGDSDKCIEIWNLVFIQYNAESDGTFRDLPARHIDTGMGFERACSIIQCTDGFKDFSRRISNYATDVFRPLFDAIERLSGKTYTDVYPSGAGKGQQMDDTLKEAIAFRVIADHIRTLSFSIADGILPGNNGRNYVLRRILRRAVRYGRTLGFTRPFLAELVDTLVESFGTTFPELNTRRDTIKDVLLREETSFNETLDRGLELFEAEAATSGKISGDFAFKLYDTFGFPIDLTALIAEERGLALDSARFDQLMQEQRERARAARKNEIVRALDLKTDAVTDFIGYGCDECTATVTRIVPQDNTLFVITDKSPFYAEMGGQVSDTGLIVIGGDSHPVLAVQQIGQARAHVIDKTPDLDLKEGDQVRLILDTERRRKIEANHTATHLLHKALHEIVSTDAAQQGSFVSEERLRFDFNSAALTHDQIKAIEARVNGWISSGLTVHGTEHAYSDVKNNKAITQFFGDKYGDVVRVIQVGGEEDALNGISMEFCGGTHIDNTKNIGLFKIKSEGAIASGVRRIEAMTGDAAVAAIKEHVAAKAREFYTFYEKTIEANGKLADMGLEQFALPKLDDRPAMKALASRDIDEINLRLDQFAQAVEHMKEIALDAEKKVKKAHAAAAAGHADKLLNELLSSHTDTIVISETGSGEMLQELLNGLKKRQYPGAAFIIIDDDSTLLLGSYCGTIAQEKGLQAGKLLQALAAMAGGKGGGRADQARGSAPDRTARQTLADAAAKAMVL, from the coding sequence ATGATGACCGCAGCCGAAATACGTCAAAGCTTCCTCAATTTCTTCCAGGAAAAACAACACACGATCGTCCCTTCTGCCTCCCTGATGCCGCAGAGTCCCGGTTTGCTATTCACCAACGCGGGAATGAACCAGTTCGTCCCCTACTTCCTCGGCGTATGGACTCCTCCGTGGAATCCCGCCCGTGCGACGGATACCCAGAAATGCATCCGTGCCGGAGGAAAACACAACGACCTGGAAGATGTCGGCTATGACACGTACCACCACACCTTCTTTGAAATGCTCGGCAACTGGTCCTTCGGCGACTACTTCAAAAAAGAAGCCATCCACTGGAGTTGGGAACTCGTCGTAGAACGCTGGGGCTTCCCCGCAGAACGCCTCTATGCCACCGTATATTGCCCGGACAAAAGTAAAAACGATCCCGGAGAATTCGACCAGGAGGCCTGGGATGTCTGGGCGGAACTCTTCCGCGCCCGCGGTCTCGACCCGGATGTGCACATCGTCAACGGCAATGTCAAAGACAACTTCTGGATGATGGGGGAAACCGGCCCCTGCGGTCCCTGCTCCGAACTGCATGTCGATCTCACTCCACAGGGAGACACGATGGGCAAACTCGTCAACGGTGACTCCGACAAGTGCATCGAAATCTGGAACCTCGTCTTCATCCAGTACAACGCTGAAAGCGACGGTACCTTCCGCGACCTCCCCGCCCGCCACATCGACACCGGCATGGGCTTCGAACGCGCCTGTTCCATTATCCAGTGCACGGACGGCTTCAAAGATTTTTCCCGCCGTATCTCCAATTACGCCACAGACGTATTCCGTCCCCTGTTCGACGCGATCGAACGCCTTTCCGGCAAAACCTACACGGACGTTTACCCCTCCGGCGCCGGCAAAGGTCAGCAAATGGACGATACGCTCAAGGAAGCTATCGCCTTCCGAGTCATCGCCGACCACATCCGCACCCTCAGTTTCTCCATTGCCGACGGCATCCTTCCCGGCAACAACGGCCGCAACTACGTCCTCCGCCGCATCCTCCGCCGCGCCGTCCGGTATGGACGAACGCTCGGATTCACCCGCCCCTTCCTGGCTGAGCTCGTAGACACACTCGTGGAATCTTTCGGGACCACATTCCCGGAGCTCAATACCCGTCGCGACACAATTAAAGATGTCCTCCTGCGCGAAGAAACCAGCTTCAACGAAACGCTGGACCGCGGATTGGAACTCTTCGAAGCCGAAGCCGCCACGTCCGGCAAAATCAGCGGAGACTTCGCCTTCAAGCTTTACGACACCTTCGGTTTCCCGATCGACCTCACGGCTCTCATCGCTGAAGAACGAGGCCTGGCCCTCGACAGCGCCCGCTTCGACCAGCTCATGCAAGAACAGCGCGAACGTGCTCGCGCCGCACGCAAAAACGAAATCGTCCGGGCTCTCGATCTCAAGACGGATGCCGTCACCGACTTCATCGGCTATGGCTGCGACGAATGCACAGCCACCGTCACCCGGATCGTCCCGCAGGACAACACCCTCTTCGTCATCACCGACAAAAGCCCGTTCTACGCTGAAATGGGGGGCCAGGTTTCCGATACCGGCCTCATCGTCATCGGAGGCGACAGCCACCCCGTCCTCGCCGTCCAGCAAATCGGACAGGCCCGCGCCCACGTCATCGACAAAACACCGGATCTCGACCTGAAGGAAGGAGACCAAGTACGCCTCATTCTCGATACGGAACGCCGCCGGAAAATCGAGGCCAATCATACGGCCACGCACCTTCTACACAAGGCTCTGCATGAAATCGTCAGCACGGATGCAGCCCAGCAGGGGTCCTTCGTCTCGGAAGAACGCCTTCGCTTCGACTTCAACAGCGCCGCGCTCACACACGATCAAATCAAGGCCATCGAAGCCCGCGTCAACGGCTGGATCTCCTCCGGACTCACCGTCCATGGTACGGAACACGCCTACTCCGACGTCAAGAACAACAAGGCCATTACCCAGTTCTTCGGCGACAAATACGGCGACGTTGTCCGCGTCATTCAAGTCGGCGGGGAAGAAGACGCACTCAACGGCATCAGCATGGAATTCTGCGGCGGAACCCACATCGACAACACCAAAAACATCGGCCTCTTCAAAATCAAAAGCGAAGGTGCCATCGCCTCCGGAGTACGGCGCATCGAAGCCATGACAGGAGATGCCGCCGTCGCCGCCATCAAGGAACACGTCGCCGCCAAAGCACGGGAATTCTACACCTTCTACGAAAAAACCATAGAAGCCAACGGCAAGCTTGCCGACATGGGCCTCGAACAGTTTGCACTACCCAAGCTCGACGACAGACCCGCCATGAAGGCCCTGGCCTCCCGCGACATCGACGAAATCAACCTCCGCCTCGACCAGTTCGCCCAGGCTGTCGAACACATGAAGGAAATCGCCCTCGACGCTGAGAAAAAAGTCAAGAAAGCCCACGCCGCCGCCGCCGCCGGCCATGCAGACAAACTCCTCAACGAACTCCTCTCCTCCCACACGGACACGATCGTCATATCCGAAACCGGGTCGGGAGAAATGCTTCAGGAACTTCTCAACGGCCTCAAAAAAAGACAATATCCCGGCGCCGCCTTCATCATCATTGATGATGATTCCACCTTGCTATTGGGCTCCTATTGCGGCACGATAGCACAAGAGAAAGGCCTCCAGGCCGGCAAACTCCTCCAAGCCCTGGCTGCCATGGCCGGCGGCAAAGGAGGAGGACGAGCAGACCAGGCTCGCGGATCGGCTCCAGACAGGACAGCCCGTCAAACCCTTGCCGATGCCGCCGCCAAGGCCATGGTTCTCTAA
- the pssA gene encoding CDP-diacylglycerol--serine O-phosphatidyltransferase has translation MQKPIVPDEPKIPLLPNLFTAGNLLCGFFAIMTILQGMIAGTQNSTYQFQAAYESYQQATYFIFASCIFDLLDGRVARMSGQEGPFGREFDSLADIVSFGIAPALLLSKAVLFSIPQPWIGWGIAALYLLCAGLRLARFNCMAASPKKEGQTSDFIGLPVPMAAGAIVSTMYLIIHLYRTEIDLGFWKYLLAIIMVGISILMMSRVMYPSFKHINFTTKGTMTAIAVLAFAGIALFCFPWVMPAILFCIYLLYGLIRPWVAKRWQAILEARDLTDRDE, from the coding sequence ATGCAAAAGCCCATCGTACCGGACGAGCCCAAGATTCCCCTCCTGCCGAATCTTTTCACCGCGGGCAACCTCCTCTGCGGATTCTTCGCCATCATGACCATCCTCCAGGGGATGATCGCCGGCACCCAGAACTCCACCTACCAGTTCCAGGCCGCCTACGAATCCTACCAGCAGGCCACCTACTTCATCTTCGCCTCCTGCATCTTCGACCTCCTCGACGGGCGCGTAGCCCGCATGAGCGGCCAGGAAGGCCCCTTCGGCCGGGAATTCGACTCCCTCGCCGACATCGTCTCCTTCGGTATCGCACCCGCCCTGCTCCTCTCCAAAGCCGTCCTCTTCAGCATCCCGCAACCCTGGATCGGCTGGGGCATTGCCGCCCTCTACCTCCTCTGCGCCGGGCTGCGCCTCGCACGGTTCAACTGCATGGCCGCCTCCCCCAAAAAGGAAGGACAAACGTCCGACTTCATCGGATTGCCCGTACCCATGGCCGCCGGAGCCATCGTCTCCACGATGTACCTCATCATCCACCTGTACCGCACGGAAATCGACCTCGGATTCTGGAAATACCTCCTCGCCATCATCATGGTCGGCATCTCCATCCTCATGATGAGCCGCGTCATGTACCCCAGCTTCAAGCACATCAACTTCACCACCAAAGGTACGATGACGGCCATCGCCGTCCTTGCCTTTGCCGGGATCGCCCTGTTCTGCTTCCCCTGGGTCATGCCGGCCATCCTCTTCTGCATCTACCTCCTCTACGGACTCATCCGCCCCTGGGTAGCCAAGCGCTGGCAAGCCATTCTGGAAGCCCGTGACCTGACGGACCGGGACGAATAA
- the aroB gene encoding 3-dehydroquinate synthase, whose translation MLALVTPSRYKKAMPTVSLSLGERSYNIHIDNGNLDRVGEFAFRAGLSGKIAIITETRVSGYYADRVKTSLESTGFIVSQHTVPAGESSKSLECVRELCSELVRAGHDRSSSIAALGGGVIGDLAGFVASIYYRGIPFIQIPTTIVAQSDSSTGGKTAVNIPEGKNLIGTFHQPAVVVIDPTTLVTMDTRALAEGMAEVIKHAAIRDASMLPELREIGPEISIGFSLNTIERLPDLIARNVAIKARIVEEDERETRDVRALLNFGHTIGHGIEASLPYGEIFHGEAVALGMRAALHLSVQKAGLPPADARSIMNVIRAMDLPTVLPKGLDTETIMEKIAKDKKFRNGSIKFILLSQAGQAFVSHDITVDDMQEAVEELRRPLA comes from the coding sequence ATGCTTGCCCTTGTAACACCTTCGCGTTACAAGAAAGCCATGCCCACAGTTTCTCTATCCCTGGGAGAACGCTCCTACAACATCCACATCGACAACGGCAACCTGGACCGGGTCGGGGAATTCGCCTTCCGTGCCGGCCTCTCCGGCAAAATCGCCATCATCACCGAAACCCGCGTCTCCGGGTACTACGCCGATCGCGTCAAGACCTCCCTGGAAAGCACCGGCTTCATCGTCAGCCAGCACACCGTTCCCGCCGGGGAGTCTTCCAAGAGCCTGGAATGCGTCCGGGAACTCTGTTCGGAACTCGTCCGCGCCGGGCATGACCGCAGCAGTTCCATCGCAGCCCTTGGCGGAGGCGTCATCGGAGACCTTGCCGGCTTCGTCGCATCCATCTACTACCGCGGCATCCCCTTCATCCAGATCCCCACGACCATTGTCGCCCAGTCCGATAGCTCCACCGGAGGCAAAACAGCCGTCAACATCCCCGAAGGTAAAAACCTCATCGGCACATTCCACCAGCCCGCCGTCGTTGTCATCGACCCCACCACCCTCGTCACCATGGACACCCGCGCCCTCGCGGAAGGCATGGCCGAAGTCATCAAGCACGCCGCCATCCGGGACGCCTCCATGCTCCCGGAACTCCGCGAAATAGGCCCGGAAATCTCCATCGGCTTCTCTCTGAATACCATCGAACGCCTGCCCGACCTCATCGCGCGCAACGTCGCCATCAAAGCCCGCATCGTCGAAGAAGACGAACGGGAAACCCGGGACGTACGCGCCCTCCTCAACTTCGGACACACCATCGGCCACGGTATCGAAGCCTCCCTCCCCTACGGTGAAATCTTCCACGGTGAAGCCGTCGCCCTCGGCATGCGCGCCGCCCTGCACCTCAGCGTTCAAAAAGCCGGCCTTCCTCCGGCGGACGCACGTTCCATCATGAACGTCATCCGAGCCATGGACCTCCCCACCGTCCTCCCCAAGGGACTCGACACCGAGACCATCATGGAAAAAATCGCCAAGGACAAAAAATTCCGCAACGGCTCCATCAAATTCATCCTCCTCTCCCAGGCAGGCCAAGCCTTCGTCTCCCACGACATCACCGTCGACGACATGCAGGAAGCCGTCGAAGAACTCCGCCGCCCCCTCGCCTGA
- a CDS encoding L,D-transpeptidase family protein, producing the protein MKRLFALVLLSTALILGTGSARASALPANCSQAIVGSTNGWNDSHVQLSLLEKRGGQWTLVKGPFHGRLGKNGSVWGLGLTMPGHGQTAKKEGDLRSPAGVFLLGDAYGTVRTPDKHRSLTYRRVTPSDLWVDDPASPDYNRHIILKRPASTPWELQQQMKLNDYHHSLKLFIRHNSDETPGRPVPGAGSSIFFHIWRGNGAIPTAGCTTMSEENLRALIRWIDPAKTPVYILLPSREYMKLRTPWGLP; encoded by the coding sequence ATGAAACGCCTGTTCGCCCTTGTCCTCCTCAGCACCGCCCTGATACTAGGTACCGGAAGCGCCCGCGCCTCCGCACTGCCCGCCAACTGCAGCCAGGCCATCGTCGGCTCCACCAACGGTTGGAACGACTCCCATGTCCAGCTCAGTCTCCTCGAAAAACGCGGCGGCCAATGGACCCTCGTCAAAGGCCCATTCCACGGCCGCCTTGGCAAAAACGGCTCAGTCTGGGGACTCGGCCTCACCATGCCCGGACATGGGCAAACCGCTAAAAAAGAAGGAGACCTCCGCTCCCCCGCCGGAGTCTTCCTCCTCGGCGACGCCTACGGTACCGTGCGCACCCCCGACAAACACCGCAGCCTCACCTATCGCCGCGTCACCCCCTCCGACCTCTGGGTAGACGACCCCGCCTCCCCGGATTACAATCGGCACATCATCCTCAAACGTCCGGCCAGTACCCCCTGGGAACTCCAGCAGCAGATGAAGCTCAACGACTACCACCACAGCCTCAAACTCTTCATCCGCCACAACTCCGACGAAACGCCCGGACGCCCCGTCCCCGGCGCCGGCTCCTCCATCTTCTTTCATATCTGGCGCGGTAACGGAGCCATCCCCACCGCCGGTTGCACCACCATGTCCGAAGAAAACCTCCGGGCCCTCATCCGCTGGATCGATCCCGCCAAAACCCCCGTCTACATCCTCCTCCCCTCACGGGAATACATGAAACTCCGCACCCCCTGGGGACTGCCATAA
- a CDS encoding acyl-ACP thioesterase domain-containing protein, producing MDKYTQQLRVRTDECGADCRLHPAAILRWLQDIAEDHASSQGFGYQFCCRHRLAWVEFRLAIRIHRLPEWKQTLDAATWTYPASPLIAYREFVISDTDGSPLIEATCQWVLIDARRRRPVALKKHISHFPEVPQGSPSPLVPIDEKRLSLKSHGTNKTTDDTPDSASDAAPCPVPSDNTAIPTRHFHAERSLVDFNRHINNSAYLIWALDTIPDSWIAGKRPAEIFIAFNKETLPGEDLRSLLQLDDSAPVPASRHTILGSDGCARATLSIRWEPAPDAPDIPSPEA from the coding sequence ATGGACAAATACACCCAGCAACTGCGCGTCCGCACCGACGAATGCGGAGCCGACTGCCGCCTCCATCCCGCCGCCATCCTCCGGTGGCTCCAGGACATCGCCGAAGATCACGCCTCATCCCAAGGTTTCGGTTACCAATTCTGCTGCCGGCACAGACTCGCCTGGGTCGAATTCCGCCTCGCCATCCGCATCCACCGGCTCCCCGAGTGGAAGCAAACCCTCGACGCCGCCACCTGGACCTACCCCGCCAGCCCCCTCATCGCCTACCGCGAATTCGTCATCAGCGACACAGACGGTTCCCCCCTCATCGAAGCCACCTGCCAGTGGGTTCTCATCGACGCCCGCCGCCGTCGTCCCGTCGCGTTAAAAAAACACATCTCCCACTTCCCCGAAGTCCCGCAAGGCTCCCCCTCCCCCCTCGTCCCCATCGACGAAAAACGACTCTCCCTCAAATCCCACGGAACCAACAAAACAACCGACGACACCCCGGACTCCGCGTCTGATGCCGCCCCCTGCCCCGTCCCCTCGGACAACACCGCCATCCCCACCCGGCACTTCCATGCCGAACGCAGCCTCGTCGACTTCAACCGCCACATCAACAACTCCGCTTACCTCATCTGGGCGCTCGACACCATCCCCGACTCCTGGATCGCCGGCAAACGCCCCGCCGAAATCTTCATCGCCTTCAACAAAGAAACCCTCCCCGGCGAAGACCTCCGTTCCCTCCTGCAACTCGACGACTCCGCCCCGGTCCCCGCCAGCCGGCACACCATCCTCGGCAGCGACGGTTGCGCCCGCGCCACCCTCTCCATCCGCTGGGAACCCGCCCCGGATGCCCCGGATATCCCCTCTCCGGAAGCCTAA
- a CDS encoding ATP-binding cassette domain-containing protein — translation MSFLEVQDIHVRFPGKKNFLTGKAAPPVCAVNGVSLAVEQGEILGLVGESGCGKSTLSRTIMQLQRPTAGAVILQGENLTALPNKTIRKRRLDFQMIFQDPYASLNPRYTIYSTLAEAIRQRRPLGKAQLRDAVTALMEKVGLDPRYMQKYPHEFSGGQRQRIAIARALAPEPKLIIADEPVSALDVSIQSQILNLLTTLARDLNLTMIFISHDLSVVRYISDNIAVMRQGTIVEYGPSDTLFTSPTHPYTQNLLAAIPHLPRG, via the coding sequence ATGTCCTTCCTCGAAGTACAAGACATCCACGTTCGCTTCCCCGGCAAAAAAAACTTCCTCACCGGCAAAGCCGCCCCTCCCGTCTGCGCCGTCAACGGAGTCAGCCTCGCCGTCGAACAAGGGGAAATCCTCGGTCTCGTCGGAGAATCCGGCTGTGGCAAATCCACCCTCTCGCGCACCATCATGCAGCTCCAGCGCCCCACCGCCGGAGCCGTCATCCTACAGGGAGAAAACCTCACCGCCCTGCCCAACAAAACCATCCGCAAGCGGCGGCTCGACTTCCAGATGATCTTCCAGGATCCCTACGCCTCCCTCAACCCGCGCTACACCATCTACTCCACCCTTGCCGAAGCCATCCGCCAGCGCCGTCCCCTCGGCAAAGCCCAACTCCGCGACGCCGTCACAGCCCTCATGGAAAAAGTCGGCCTCGACCCGCGCTACATGCAAAAATACCCGCATGAATTCTCCGGAGGCCAACGCCAACGCATCGCCATCGCCCGGGCCCTTGCCCCCGAGCCCAAACTCATCATTGCCGACGAACCCGTCTCCGCCCTCGACGTCTCCATCCAGTCGCAAATCCTCAACCTCCTCACCACCCTCGCGCGCGATCTGAACCTCACCATGATCTTCATCTCGCACGACCTCTCCGTCGTCCGCTACATCTCCGACAACATCGCCGTCATGCGCCAAGGTACTATCGTCGAATACGGTCCCTCCGACACCCTCTTCACCTCCCCCACCCATCCCTACACCCAAAACCTCCTAGCCGCCATCCCCCACCTGCCCAGGGGGTAG
- a CDS encoding glycosyltransferase has translation MINVLINAYACSPHWGSEPGMAWNWISCLAQHCNLFVITEGEWRKEIEEAVSIHPYRDHMHFYYHPVPDKIRRMCWNQGDWRFYWYYQKWQKKTLQIARQIVSENRIDILHQLNMIGFREPGYLWKIEGVPFVWGPIGGMELMPLSFLKGVSKSQYIKACVKNLINDWQRKHHPRVLQALHRAFALIAATKGCADVIQGYHHQDVVLINETGCSKNDSPENLHDFHKPGLELMWVGKFDSRKQLGLAIATMEQLRDISVKMHIVGAGSEAESRHYQNMASQSGVDSEIVWHGLLSNQEVQEMMRKADLLLFTSIMEGTPHVVLEAVKNNLPVLCLKTCGQGEVVDSSIGCTIPLTNPKDCVRDFAAQIRKLYDNRDLLQQMSDTCYQKQIELSWENKALRMMEVYKMGLSYTKSFRF, from the coding sequence ATGATCAACGTCCTCATCAACGCATACGCTTGTAGTCCCCATTGGGGAAGCGAACCAGGCATGGCCTGGAACTGGATCTCATGCCTGGCCCAGCATTGTAATCTCTTTGTCATTACCGAGGGCGAGTGGAGGAAAGAGATAGAAGAAGCAGTCTCCATCCACCCTTATAGAGACCATATGCATTTCTATTATCATCCCGTTCCGGATAAAATCCGCAGAATGTGCTGGAACCAGGGTGACTGGAGATTCTATTGGTACTACCAAAAATGGCAGAAGAAGACACTGCAAATAGCTAGGCAGATTGTCTCCGAAAATCGGATAGACATTCTTCATCAGCTGAATATGATCGGTTTTCGTGAACCCGGCTATCTGTGGAAGATTGAGGGTGTTCCTTTTGTCTGGGGACCTATTGGAGGGATGGAGCTGATGCCTTTGTCTTTTCTGAAAGGAGTTTCCAAGTCGCAATATATAAAGGCCTGTGTGAAAAACTTAATCAACGACTGGCAGCGCAAGCACCATCCCCGGGTATTACAGGCACTCCACAGGGCATTCGCCCTAATTGCCGCGACCAAAGGATGCGCGGATGTGATTCAAGGATACCATCATCAGGATGTGGTCCTGATCAATGAAACGGGATGTAGCAAGAATGATTCTCCGGAGAATCTCCATGATTTTCATAAACCCGGGCTGGAATTGATGTGGGTGGGGAAATTTGATTCCCGGAAGCAACTGGGATTGGCTATTGCAACGATGGAGCAATTAAGGGACATTTCGGTAAAAATGCACATTGTAGGAGCCGGATCGGAGGCAGAATCCAGACATTATCAGAATATGGCATCGCAATCAGGCGTGGATTCTGAAATCGTCTGGCATGGCTTGCTGTCCAATCAGGAAGTCCAGGAGATGATGAGGAAGGCCGATCTGCTGCTTTTCACCAGCATCATGGAGGGGACTCCCCACGTGGTGCTGGAGGCCGTCAAGAACAATCTTCCCGTGTTATGCCTAAAGACCTGCGGACAAGGGGAAGTCGTGGATTCATCCATCGGTTGCACCATACCTTTGACGAATCCCAAAGACTGCGTGCGTGACTTCGCCGCACAAATCCGAAAGCTATACGACAACCGTGACTTGTTGCAGCAAATGTCCGATACCTGCTATCAAAAGCAAATAGAACTGTCATGGGAGAACAAGGCCTTACGGATGATGGAGGTGTACAAAATGGGGTTGTCCTATACAAAAAGTTTTCGATTTTAA
- a CDS encoding alpha-1,2-fucosyltransferase, with protein MKIVNILGGLGNQMFQYALALAIKHQYESVSEVRIDPRAFRGYPIHNGYELERIFNVSIPEATVSEVMKVAYPFLNYRIWQLCRLFPKRRSMRYEWKSMAYDERVLTNTKDEYLIGYWQTERYFQAVRREVLKAFTFPSFESGSPNESLGKELQRRNSVALHIRRGDYLKIGNTSGICTIEYYKKAISHIKEKIIPEVYSVFSDDIDWCVECLGAIFGNSDVRYVNWNKGRESFRDIQLMSLCKHNIIANSSFSWWGAWLNQHSEKIVIAPSRWMNSEGWSEIIPDGWETIQV; from the coding sequence ATGAAGATAGTTAATATTCTCGGTGGTCTTGGGAACCAGATGTTTCAGTATGCTTTGGCTTTGGCTATCAAACATCAATATGAATCGGTATCAGAAGTACGCATTGATCCACGTGCTTTTCGTGGTTACCCTATTCATAATGGTTATGAATTGGAACGGATCTTTAACGTGTCGATACCCGAAGCGACTGTTAGCGAAGTCATGAAGGTTGCTTATCCGTTCTTGAATTATCGGATTTGGCAGCTGTGCCGCTTGTTTCCTAAAAGAAGATCCATGAGATATGAATGGAAAAGTATGGCTTATGATGAACGGGTTTTGACCAATACCAAGGACGAGTATCTGATAGGTTACTGGCAGACAGAACGTTATTTTCAGGCTGTCCGTCGGGAAGTATTGAAAGCGTTCACCTTCCCGTCTTTTGAATCTGGTTCCCCAAACGAATCTTTAGGCAAAGAACTGCAACGAAGAAATTCCGTTGCATTACATATACGACGTGGGGATTACTTGAAGATTGGCAATACATCAGGAATTTGTACCATCGAGTATTATAAAAAGGCTATCTCTCATATAAAAGAAAAGATTATTCCCGAAGTGTATTCCGTCTTTTCCGATGACATTGACTGGTGTGTAGAGTGCTTGGGAGCAATTTTCGGCAATTCGGACGTAAGATATGTAAACTGGAATAAAGGGAGAGAGAGTTTTCGTGATATTCAGCTGATGAGTCTTTGCAAGCATAACATCATAGCCAACAGTTCGTTTTCCTGGTGGGGGGCGTGGCTTAATCAACATTCGGAGAAGATTGTGATCGCCCCGTCCCGGTGGATGAATTCTGAAGGGTGGTCTGAAATCATTCCAGACGGGTGGGAAACCATTCAGGTATAA